From the Calonectris borealis chromosome 15, bCalBor7.hap1.2, whole genome shotgun sequence genome, the window ttcttttaattgtttttctttcagttatccacagtttcttcctcatttttttaatactcttcaAAAAACATGGGGTACCTAATTAGAGCTTAAGAACAAGTAGATGCTTTAGTATTTTCCCTTTTCGGGAAATAAAGATCCATTTGAGAAGCTGAGTACTGTTATGCAGTACTGGCTGTGGAACTGCTGGTTCCACTGTGCCTCTTCCCTGTTTCTTCATAGCAAGTTTAAGTCTTCTAGTGAAGCACTGTGACAGGGATATAATACCAGTTTTAAAGCATATTCCCCAAGCCTGTCTTCTGAAGGAAACTTACGGATTTAAGGAATGTTGTTGACAGAAACCATGCTGTCCTTTTGGTCCCTTGACTGTCCTTTTTCCCACTAATCAGTAATGCAAGAACTGGGGATTCTGATcatgttttactttatttatcTTTGGGGTAAGGTCCTAGTACTTctgggattttgttttgaaacaaaatcagGTGCAATGGCTAGGGTTGAAACAGGCATTCTTTTAATAACTGCCTTTTTGTTTTACCACATTCTTTACTTGTTTACTAATTACTTGTTAACTTATCTTTTTAATAGAACTAAATTGGAGGAATCGATCATTATTTTTGATGTGAAGACCTCATCACTGACATCTATATGTTCATTTGTCAGCCTCCAAGAAATAATACAGCTCATCAGTGGCAATAACTGCTTTTGGTATACACtgacatttatttgaaaaaacaattaaacaaaaaaaccccaacagacaaaacccaacaaaccttTTGAAGACTTGTGTCAAATGACGTCAATGGCCAGTTTGTTCTCCTTTACTAGCCCAGCTGTAAAGCGTCTGTTGGGCTGGAAACAAggagatgaagaggaaaaatGGGCAGAAAAAGCTGTTGATGCTTTggtaaaaaagctgaaaaagaaaaaaggtgctaTGGAAGAACTGGAGAAAGCCTTGAGCAGTCCAGGACAGCCCAGCAAGTGTGTTACTATCCCCCGCTCTTTAGATGGACGACTTCAGGTTTCTCACAGAAAAGGCCTTCCCCATGTAATTTACTGTCGTGTTTGGCGTTGGCCTGATCTACAAAGCCATCACGAGCTGAAGCCATTGGATATTTGTGAATTTCCTTTTGGATCTAAACAGAAGGAAGTCTGCATCAATCCGTACCACTATAAGAGGGTGGAGAGCCCAGGTATGTTCGAACATGGCTGtctaaaaactgaacaaaatctCCAGGAACCACCCTTGTtcactctctcctcctcctccagtacTGTATACAAGTTAATGTGGTGTATGGGGGAGTTTGGAAGAGGAATGTTCAAAGTGTACTTttctggtggggttttggggaggtGTGTTGTCCATTCTGTACTAGCTGTTTTTCTTTGTGGCAAACCACACTTTTCCCACAGATCTCTTAAGCTTGCTATCCTTAAAGTTAGTGGCAAAGTCCTCATTTATAAGAAAATAGGAAAGTAATAATCAAAAGACTTCTGTTTCTTTGAGAAACTTGTTTAAAGACCTCAGTCCTTGGAAGGAGGTTGGTAGCCTTCTTTCAGGGGCTTAATATTTCATCAGTGACTGACATGAATtgaggagatttaaaaaaaaaaaatctcgggTGCGGTGTTCCCCACTTGATTTCCCAttagcaggcagcagagctgaacAGAACCAAGAGTGATGATCAGTTAGAGCAAGGTACGTACCAAATTTGCGTCAGGTAGCAAGTCTGCCGTTAAGGCATGTTGCGATGGGAGAAGGTGAGGAGGATTGTGGTTACGAGTGGGAGAGATGAATTATGTTGCTCTGGAAAGTATAGTGAAAAGTTCCTTCCGTTTTTCCACAAAATGGTTGTAACTCTACTGCAACCAGCTGTAGTGCTCAAGTGCTCTACTGTAGCACTTGAATTCCAGACTCCAGCACTCTtgaatttaaaagttaaaactCCAGCTTAGCAATAGTTGTATATTGTAGTATAGATTTTGTTTGTCTTCAGTGAAAAGGACTGTATGTAACTATGTAGTCCGACTATAGTAATATAGactgtatttccatttttactGATTTGATAATGTACATGTACAGCGAGTTTTGCACTTCTAAATCAGTACTTTGGTATGTGCTACATGTggactgtttttttaaaaaaaaggtctgtttCCAGTTGCATGAAATATAAGTGTGTTTCTGCTCTGATTTTTGTGAGAGTAAAGTTTGAGTCTTCCATGAagtgtaatataaaaaaaaaaaaggagagaggatggGGCAAAGGCATGACAGATAAATCCCCTACTCTTCTTTCCACTCCAGCTATTGTTGAAATTTTCACGATGAGCCTATTATTTGTATCTCCTTCTATCTCAGTTTTTAATCTAAGTTTCCCTGCtttttgttcgttttttttttttcagttctaccTCCAGTGTTAGTGCCTAGACATAGTGAATTCAATCCACAGCACAGTCTACTAGTTCAGTTCAGGAACCTAAGCCACAATGAACCACATATGCCACACAACGCGACATTTCCAGATTCTTTCCAGCAACCCAACAGCACTCCATTTTCCATTTCGCCAAACAGTCCCTATCCACCTTCTCCAGCCAGCAGCACTTACCCAAGCTCCCCAGCTAGCTCTGGGCCATCTAGTCCGTTTCAGCTACCGGGTAAGTACAGCCTAAATGTcaacttaataaaaataattgaaatgtcACATGCTGTTGTGACTTATTACCTCAGGAATTTGTGATACCCGCAATAAATTGCATTTCTATTTGCATTTTAGAGGGTTTTCTTCCTAGTTTTGTCACTGGTCAGAGTTAATTGTTAtagctttatttttccaaatgttttttgtCACGGATACTATAGTGGTGAGTTATTTTGCACAGCTTCAGTGTAGAATAACTGATACATACTTTGGAACAATATCTAGCAATGAGAAGAAAGCAGATGTAAGAGGCTGAGCAAGAAGTTTATTGATGTCTTTCTCTGAATAAAGACACTTAATGTGgtatttaactggaaaaaatagaGCAAATTTTTGATAGGAACTTAACCAATTTGGGtgaaaatagggaaaaaacaaCAATTGATTGGGGCAAAGGAAAGAAGCCTTATTGAGGCTGTGTGGTTATTGGTGTGGTTTATAAAGCGAAGAAGTTAACAGATTAAGGAACTTCTTTTTCCAGTAGCTCAGTGGCCTCATCTTTGTTCTTTCTGGCTACCCAGTGCTGCAAAAAGAGTGCCCATTTAGTGGGGTATCCCTCTTGGATAAGGACTGCGATCACTGGGACGGATGCATTAATGGTATCTGGAGGGAATTTCTGAAACGGGATAATAGCGTGTTGGTACAGTGACCACTGTGCTGAGTGGAAGAATGCAGAGATCCACGCTTTTATAATGAACTCAGCctacagaagcagcaaaaaaataaCTGGTTTAGGCCTTTGTTATGCTACGGCAAATACagttatttcttctatttctttttgaacACGGAGAAGAGCGTAGGCAAGAAAGCTAATgtttgtgtggggaaaaaaaaaaagtgggaactAGAGTCATCTTGCCCAGCTGCAGGAGTGCAGTTGttgaaaaaagaaggcaaaaagaaaaaagtccatcTCTTCATTTTCCTCAACTGTCCAATCTTGTTATTAGTCCCATAGGTAAGAATCCAACTATTAAAGGAGGTTACTGTAAAGACAGCTGGCTGAGTTGTCTTCAGGTTACTTTGAAAACGGGTCCAAATGTTTTAACGTTTTTTGTTCAAgagtatttttgtgtgtttacaactgtagaatgaataaataaatattctaaatTGTTGAGGTTTATTCTGgcttattcttattttttcatgtttgtagcTGATACTCCACCTCCTGCATATATGCCCCCTGATGATCAAATGGGGCAGGATAATTCTCAGTCTATGGACACAAGCAATACAATGATCCCTCAAATCATGCCAAATATATCTACCAGAGGTAAGTTGTATAGTATGGTGTAAAATTAACATAGTTTGGCTTCTTACAACTCATGACCAAATTGAACAAATAACTTCAAATGGCGCAGTAAACATGTTGGTAAGTGGAAGCAGTCCTCCAAGGCAAACTGGGGCTGTAACAGAGAATTGAGAAGTAAAACTTGCCTTGCTTATTTGCATCTCTTGCTTTTAAAGCCTCAGGTGCCTAGTATGGCTTACAACAAGTTgcacttttt encodes:
- the SMAD5 gene encoding mothers against decapentaplegic homolog 5; this translates as MTSMASLFSFTSPAVKRLLGWKQGDEEEKWAEKAVDALVKKLKKKKGAMEELEKALSSPGQPSKCVTIPRSLDGRLQVSHRKGLPHVIYCRVWRWPDLQSHHELKPLDICEFPFGSKQKEVCINPYHYKRVESPVLPPVLVPRHSEFNPQHSLLVQFRNLSHNEPHMPHNATFPDSFQQPNSTPFSISPNSPYPPSPASSTYPSSPASSGPSSPFQLPADTPPPAYMPPDDQMGQDNSQSMDTSNTMIPQIMPNISTRDVQPVAYEEPKHWCSIVYYELNNRVGEAFHASSTSVLVDGFTDPSNNKNRFCLGLLSNVNRNSTIENTRRHIGKGVHLYYVGGEVYAECLSDSSIFVQSRNCNYHHGFHPTTVCKIPSGCSLKIFNNQEFAQLLAQSVNHGFEAVYELTKMCTIRMSFVKGWGAEYHRQDVTSTPCWIEIHLHGPLQWLDKVLTQMGSPLNPISSVS